A single genomic interval of Saccharothrix saharensis harbors:
- a CDS encoding ester cyclase gives MDLIETAARWTAAWRARDAAAIADAVAEFADPDTPEPVSGADLVAHVEAVLTRFPDLVLDFAPAADAGDTAVLTWTLAATHRAPYLGIPGTGAAAAVVGADVLTVVDGAVRVRRHFDRVALASSLGHTARFVLDHDEVQEYGISARTTMGRTDYPQVLAFTYLDFRDEVEGADVDLLSTEVVKSLRASKGFLGVGTFEIGTRKYTISAFDRPESVRAVHARPHQRSLRKFFRSGLCTGAYTSVWVLERQSLHLRCPDCEEVVDAGAGRTCACGTTPTPDPLF, from the coding sequence ATGGACCTGATCGAGACCGCCGCGCGGTGGACCGCGGCCTGGCGCGCCCGCGACGCCGCCGCCATCGCGGACGCGGTGGCGGAGTTCGCCGACCCGGACACCCCGGAGCCGGTGTCGGGCGCCGACCTCGTCGCGCACGTCGAGGCCGTGCTGACCCGGTTCCCGGACCTCGTGCTCGACTTCGCGCCGGCCGCCGACGCGGGCGACACCGCCGTGCTCACCTGGACCCTGGCCGCCACGCACCGCGCCCCCTACCTGGGGATACCGGGAACGGGCGCTGCGGCGGCGGTGGTCGGCGCGGACGTGCTGACCGTCGTGGACGGCGCGGTGCGGGTGCGCCGCCACTTCGACCGGGTCGCGCTGGCCTCGTCGCTGGGCCACACGGCACGCTTCGTCCTCGACCACGACGAGGTGCAGGAGTACGGCATCAGCGCGCGCACCACGATGGGCAGGACCGACTACCCGCAGGTGCTCGCGTTCACCTACCTGGACTTCCGCGACGAGGTCGAGGGTGCGGACGTCGACCTGCTCAGCACCGAGGTGGTCAAGTCGCTGCGCGCCTCGAAGGGCTTCCTCGGCGTGGGCACGTTCGAGATCGGCACCCGCAAGTACACGATCAGCGCCTTCGACCGCCCGGAGTCGGTCCGCGCCGTGCACGCGCGGCCGCACCAGCGGTCCCTGCGGAAGTTCTTCCGCAGCGGCCTGTGCACCGGGGCGTACACCAGCGTGTGGGTGCTGGAGCGGCAGAGCCTGCACCTGCGCTGCCCCGACTGCGAGGAGGTGGTCGACGCGGGCGCGGGCAGGACCTGCGCGTGCGGCACCACCCCGACCCCCGACCCCCTGTTCTGA
- a CDS encoding phosphopantetheinyl transferase — MTTWGSAAVSFGGLTAPWQLVEPMPLEVVFTRPERLRSGAGRTLQHWAGRLAAKYAVLRLLDEPVTAEHLGAVEVLPVPAPLCDRTAACLHGHPPGVRLIGVLDGREAAGTRIRVSVSHTADLAFAVALTSARLPEDHDLEAVTAWT, encoded by the coding sequence ATGACCACGTGGGGAAGTGCCGCGGTCTCCTTCGGCGGGCTGACCGCACCGTGGCAGCTGGTCGAGCCGATGCCGCTGGAGGTCGTGTTCACCCGCCCGGAACGGCTGCGGTCCGGCGCCGGGCGCACCCTCCAGCACTGGGCGGGCAGGCTCGCGGCCAAGTACGCCGTGCTGCGCCTGCTGGACGAGCCCGTGACCGCGGAGCACCTGGGCGCGGTGGAGGTGCTGCCCGTGCCCGCGCCCCTGTGCGACCGCACGGCGGCCTGCCTGCACGGCCACCCGCCGGGCGTGCGCCTGATCGGCGTGCTGGACGGCAGGGAGGCGGCGGGCACCCGCATCCGGGTCTCCGTCAGCCACACCGCCGACCTGGCGTTCGCAGTGGCACTGACCTCGGCCCGGCTCCCCGAGGACCACGACCTGGAAGCGGTGACCGCATGGACCTGA
- a CDS encoding ACP S-malonyltransferase, translating into MIGFVFPGQGTVRIGMGGWLRRDPAGAAVLARADELLPEPVSELCARGPLDKLVDTAHAQPAVTACNLAALAVLGGRGVEPDIVAGHSVGEISALCAAGVLDVDTALRLVADRARLMADLPDTGGMTAVLGLTPQRVEELSAEAARPGEPLVVGLENAPDHTVVSGATGAVDRLVALATAAGARKVVALKVSNAFHSPLMAGALDGWAEAVRATPMRPPRVPVVPNATAEPTTDLPTIVDALIAQLTARVRWTETMRVLADAETLVEVGDSKVLAGLLRGVGARCVSMADPAAVRRLRRPEPAA; encoded by the coding sequence GTGATCGGCTTCGTGTTCCCCGGTCAAGGCACGGTCCGGATCGGCATGGGCGGCTGGCTGCGCCGCGACCCGGCGGGCGCGGCGGTGCTCGCGCGCGCCGACGAGCTGCTGCCCGAGCCGGTGTCGGAGCTGTGCGCCCGCGGGCCGCTGGACAAGCTCGTCGACACTGCGCACGCGCAGCCCGCCGTGACCGCGTGCAACCTCGCCGCGCTCGCGGTCCTGGGTGGACGCGGCGTGGAGCCGGACATCGTCGCCGGGCACAGCGTCGGCGAGATCAGCGCGCTGTGCGCGGCGGGCGTGCTGGACGTCGACACCGCGCTGCGCCTGGTCGCCGACCGCGCCCGGCTGATGGCGGACCTGCCCGACACCGGTGGCATGACCGCCGTGCTGGGGTTGACGCCGCAGCGGGTGGAGGAGCTGTCCGCCGAGGCCGCCCGACCGGGTGAGCCGCTGGTCGTCGGCCTGGAGAACGCGCCGGACCACACCGTGGTCTCCGGCGCGACCGGGGCCGTCGACCGGCTCGTGGCGCTGGCCACAGCCGCCGGCGCCCGCAAGGTGGTGGCGCTCAAGGTGAGCAACGCGTTCCACTCGCCGCTGATGGCGGGAGCGCTGGACGGCTGGGCCGAGGCGGTGCGCGCGACACCGATGCGGCCGCCTCGCGTCCCGGTGGTGCCGAATGCGACCGCGGAGCCGACCACGGACCTGCCGACCATCGTGGACGCGCTGATCGCGCAGCTCACCGCTCGGGTGCGGTGGACCGAGACGATGCGCGTGCTCGCCGACGCCGAGACCCTGGTCGAGGTCGGCGACAGCAAGGTGCTCGCCGGGCTGCTGCGCGGCGTCGGCGCGCGGTGCGTCAGCATGGCCGACCCGGCCGCCGTGCGGAGGTTGCGCCGCCCGGAGCCCGCGGCATGA
- a CDS encoding alpha/beta fold hydrolase — protein sequence MSVKDTLLTGSAHVNGVDIAYVDKGEGDPVVLLHGFPDSHYLWRHQIDPLVEAGFRVIAPDLRGFGESGKPQEVEAYDMRTIVNDVVALTQHLGIPKAHIVGHDWGAAIAWMYAFLMPRRVDHLAVLSVGHPGVFSTPSIEQRKASWYMLFYQFPGVSEQLLRRNGWRLFKEIMGGEGDHQRYPRELAKPGALTAALNWYRANRSPEAELRVEGNFPPVLAPTLGIWSTGDKALLEEGMTGSAKFVKGSWRYERVEDASHWIPLDQPEIVTKLLLGFLGTEKAAAVPTRRRRL from the coding sequence ATGAGCGTCAAGGACACCCTGCTGACCGGGTCGGCGCACGTCAACGGCGTCGACATCGCCTACGTGGACAAGGGCGAGGGCGACCCGGTCGTGCTGCTGCACGGCTTCCCCGACTCGCACTACCTGTGGCGGCACCAGATCGACCCCCTGGTGGAGGCGGGCTTCCGCGTCATCGCGCCCGACCTGCGCGGTTTCGGCGAGTCGGGCAAGCCGCAGGAGGTCGAGGCCTACGACATGCGCACGATCGTCAACGACGTCGTCGCGCTGACGCAGCACCTCGGCATCCCCAAGGCGCACATCGTCGGGCACGACTGGGGCGCCGCCATCGCGTGGATGTACGCGTTCCTGATGCCGCGCCGCGTCGACCACCTCGCCGTGCTGTCGGTCGGCCACCCCGGCGTGTTCAGCACGCCGTCGATCGAGCAGCGCAAGGCCAGTTGGTACATGCTCTTCTACCAGTTCCCCGGGGTGAGCGAGCAGCTCCTGCGGCGCAACGGGTGGCGGCTGTTCAAGGAGATCATGGGCGGCGAGGGCGACCACCAGCGCTACCCGCGCGAGCTGGCCAAGCCGGGCGCGCTCACCGCGGCGCTGAACTGGTACCGCGCCAACCGCTCGCCCGAGGCAGAGCTGCGCGTGGAGGGCAACTTCCCGCCCGTGCTCGCGCCCACCCTCGGCATCTGGTCCACCGGGGACAAGGCGCTGCTCGAAGAGGGCATGACGGGTTCCGCGAAGTTCGTCAAGGGCTCGTGGCGCTACGAGCGCGTCGAGGACGCCAGCCACTGGATCCCGCTGGACCAGCCGGAGATCGTCACCAAGCTGCTGCTGGGCTTCCTGGGCACCGAGAAGGCCGCGGCGGTGCCCACCCGGCGGCGCCGGCTCTAG
- a CDS encoding FAD-dependent oxidoreductase — MTVEHTGIDVVVVGGGIAGASAAANLALNGLSVVLLEKQETYQDIVRGEWIAPWGLREAQRLGVEDAFGFGGAWEIREWTQWDETVDPAEAETVDMTRFVPGVGGPMSFPHHEVCALMAEQAEDNGATVVMGAQRVQVTAGTSPEVRWTRAGQEHLARPRMVIGATGRGCTVGRQVGVSMATSVHHWGGGLRVTGLDDWPMDVQAMGTEDEKMFMVFPQGDGNARLYINFPTANRKLYQGPEGEKRFIADFELASLPDRGKAVYGAAKAIGPLKLWPSVAMFPEQPIVLDGVVLVGDEAGNADTVLGTGLSCSLRDTRAVCEVLTGGDDWSPAAFEGYLAERKFRMDRLHFGAGIIAKLHCEFGPAAAERRRRARELMAENFAASVTGLLNMVPPEDVPEFGFSEFFAERLFRERA, encoded by the coding sequence ATGACCGTCGAGCACACCGGGATCGACGTCGTCGTGGTGGGCGGCGGCATCGCGGGCGCGTCCGCCGCGGCCAACCTCGCGCTGAACGGCCTGTCCGTGGTGCTGTTGGAGAAGCAGGAGACGTACCAGGACATCGTGCGGGGCGAGTGGATCGCGCCGTGGGGCCTGCGCGAGGCGCAGAGGTTGGGCGTGGAGGACGCGTTCGGCTTCGGCGGCGCGTGGGAGATCCGCGAGTGGACGCAGTGGGACGAGACGGTCGACCCGGCCGAGGCGGAGACCGTGGACATGACGCGGTTCGTGCCCGGTGTCGGCGGCCCCATGTCGTTCCCGCACCACGAGGTCTGCGCGCTGATGGCCGAGCAGGCCGAGGACAACGGCGCGACGGTGGTCATGGGCGCGCAGCGGGTGCAGGTCACCGCCGGGACCAGCCCGGAGGTCCGCTGGACCCGGGCCGGGCAGGAGCACCTGGCCAGGCCGCGCATGGTCATCGGCGCCACCGGCCGCGGCTGCACGGTCGGCCGCCAGGTCGGCGTGTCCATGGCGACCTCGGTGCACCACTGGGGCGGCGGGTTGCGCGTCACCGGCCTGGACGACTGGCCGATGGACGTGCAGGCGATGGGCACCGAGGACGAGAAGATGTTCATGGTGTTCCCGCAGGGCGACGGCAACGCCCGGCTCTACATCAACTTCCCGACCGCCAACCGGAAGCTCTACCAGGGCCCGGAGGGCGAGAAGCGGTTCATCGCGGACTTCGAGCTGGCCTCCCTGCCCGACCGCGGCAAGGCCGTGTACGGCGCCGCGAAGGCGATCGGGCCGCTCAAGCTGTGGCCGTCGGTGGCGATGTTCCCCGAGCAGCCGATCGTCCTGGACGGCGTGGTGCTCGTCGGGGACGAGGCGGGCAACGCCGACACGGTGCTCGGCACCGGCCTGTCGTGCAGCCTGCGCGACACCCGGGCCGTGTGCGAGGTGCTGACCGGCGGCGACGACTGGTCACCCGCCGCCTTCGAGGGGTACCTGGCCGAGCGGAAGTTCCGGATGGACCGGCTGCACTTCGGCGCGGGCATCATCGCCAAGCTGCACTGCGAGTTCGGGCCCGCCGCCGCCGAACGCCGCCGCCGGGCGCGCGAGTTGATGGCCGAGAACTTCGCCGCGTCGGTGACCGGCCTGCTCAACATGGTCCCGCCGGAGGACGTGCCGGAGTTCGGGTTCAGCGAGTTCTTCGCCGAGAGGCTGTTCAGGGAGAGGGCATGA
- a CDS encoding nitroreductase family protein has product MTGAPFDVLETDRLLTTTRSVRRRLDLDRPVPREVIEEALEVAVQAPTANDQQNWRWVVITEQAVKDQLAELFDISWQFHQKEVWTRSGRRRNNPQARKNNASAATLAETIARVPALVIPCVLGRPPDIGAIDAEWLGATGTRNLGTWQEGVRIGAMRASNFYGSIFPAVWSFQLALRSRGLGSTITCMHLPFERQVGELLGIPAGVTQICLVPVAYTIGTDFRPAKRVSAKERTSWERWQA; this is encoded by the coding sequence ATGACCGGCGCACCCTTCGACGTGCTGGAGACCGACCGGCTGCTGACCACCACCCGGTCGGTGCGCCGCCGGCTCGACCTCGACCGGCCCGTGCCGCGCGAGGTGATCGAGGAGGCGCTGGAGGTCGCCGTCCAGGCGCCGACCGCGAACGACCAGCAGAACTGGCGCTGGGTCGTGATCACCGAGCAGGCGGTGAAGGACCAGCTCGCGGAGCTGTTCGACATCTCCTGGCAGTTCCACCAGAAGGAGGTGTGGACGCGGTCCGGGCGCCGGCGCAACAACCCGCAGGCCAGGAAGAACAACGCCTCCGCCGCCACCCTGGCCGAGACCATCGCCAGGGTGCCCGCGCTGGTGATCCCGTGCGTGCTCGGTCGGCCGCCGGACATCGGCGCGATCGACGCCGAGTGGCTCGGCGCGACCGGCACCCGCAACCTCGGCACCTGGCAGGAGGGCGTGCGGATCGGGGCCATGCGGGCCAGCAACTTCTACGGCTCGATCTTCCCCGCCGTCTGGTCGTTCCAACTGGCCCTGCGCAGCCGCGGCCTCGGCAGCACGATCACGTGCATGCACCTGCCGTTCGAGCGGCAGGTCGGCGAGCTGCTCGGCATCCCCGCCGGCGTCACCCAGATCTGCCTGGTACCGGTCGCCTACACGATCGGCACCGATTTCCGCCCCGCGAAGAGGGTTTCGGCCAAGGAGCGCACGTCCTGGGAGAGGTGGCAGGCATGA
- a CDS encoding beta-ketoacyl-[acyl-carrier-protein] synthase family protein — MALRPVVITGVGVICAVGRDPEEFWARLTAGGGGITAVDDERFAAFEARFAGQVPDGWIDAQLPAEDTGLDRTARLALVAARQAVAQAGLGTTTPADLPAERFGLVLGKCQATPTAAGGYQPMHATGDVVAHKLGLAGPRILVSTACAAGGNAVGLAKDKILTGEADVVLAGGVDPLLFGTYAGFAGLQALSPRPCGPYSRSDGLNLGEGAAFLVVEALDHALARGAEPLAEVAGYGLSADAYHATAPDPTGRGGATAMRRALADAGLDADAVDYVNGHGTGTPANDAMEKKVMRAVFGERAPQVPTSSIKSFIGHTLGAAGAVEAVASVLALRTATAPPTIGFTEEAIAQSTLDFVPNTARALDMDVVVSNNYAFGGNNASLVLRRPGGPREYDELPATEVVLTGLGPVTGLGTGIAEVAEAVANGRTAVGAEPSLEGRTFAPRSLWRHMNNLSRMAIAASRLAWEDAELKLPRAALDNVGVIFATAAGSVESTDGFDESVLANPNKPAVLSFSNVVLNATGGAVCQTLGLRGPTTTICNGNASASIALDCAVETIRAGKAEVVIVVAADEASRSGDGTQVNPYDRNSGEASASASVALVVESAAHAAARGATPYARVLGSAHAGAGAGDERSLVERAIAALPTEGVDLVVGAATGGATDEAEAGAVLDAVPSARLTATAGLTGDAGAATGALNLALAALALRDGVAPAVAGLSSPRAGAVESYVTKPELPAAPAKALVLSAAPGSVRGGTLLGAV; from the coding sequence ATGGCGCTGCGGCCAGTGGTCATCACCGGGGTCGGGGTGATCTGCGCGGTCGGTCGGGACCCGGAGGAGTTCTGGGCGCGGCTCACCGCCGGCGGGGGCGGCATCACCGCCGTGGACGACGAGCGGTTCGCCGCGTTCGAGGCCAGGTTCGCGGGCCAGGTGCCCGACGGGTGGATCGACGCGCAACTGCCGGCCGAGGACACGGGACTGGACCGCACGGCCCGGCTCGCCCTCGTCGCGGCCCGGCAGGCGGTCGCCCAGGCGGGACTGGGCACGACCACGCCCGCGGACCTGCCCGCCGAGCGGTTCGGACTGGTCCTCGGCAAGTGCCAGGCCACTCCGACCGCTGCGGGCGGCTACCAGCCGATGCACGCCACCGGTGACGTCGTCGCCCACAAGCTGGGCCTGGCCGGGCCGCGCATCCTGGTCTCGACCGCGTGCGCGGCGGGTGGCAACGCGGTCGGCCTGGCGAAGGACAAGATCCTCACCGGTGAGGCGGACGTGGTGCTCGCCGGCGGCGTCGACCCCCTGTTGTTCGGCACCTACGCGGGGTTCGCGGGCCTCCAGGCCCTCAGCCCCCGCCCGTGCGGCCCCTACAGCCGCTCGGACGGCCTGAACCTGGGCGAGGGCGCCGCGTTCCTGGTCGTGGAGGCGCTGGACCACGCGCTGGCCCGGGGCGCGGAGCCGCTGGCCGAGGTCGCGGGCTACGGCCTGTCCGCCGACGCCTACCACGCCACCGCGCCGGACCCGACCGGCCGCGGCGGCGCCACGGCCATGCGCCGGGCGCTGGCCGACGCCGGTCTGGACGCCGACGCCGTGGACTACGTCAACGGGCACGGCACCGGCACGCCCGCCAACGACGCCATGGAGAAGAAGGTCATGCGCGCCGTGTTCGGCGAGCGGGCGCCGCAGGTGCCGACCAGCAGCATCAAGAGCTTCATCGGGCACACGCTGGGCGCGGCGGGCGCGGTCGAGGCGGTGGCCAGCGTGCTGGCCCTGCGCACCGCGACCGCACCGCCCACCATCGGGTTCACCGAAGAGGCGATCGCGCAGTCCACCTTGGACTTCGTGCCGAACACCGCGCGTGCGCTGGACATGGACGTCGTGGTCTCCAACAACTACGCGTTCGGCGGCAACAACGCCTCGCTCGTGCTGCGCCGCCCCGGCGGGCCGCGCGAGTACGACGAACTGCCCGCCACCGAGGTCGTCCTCACCGGCCTCGGACCGGTCACCGGCCTGGGCACCGGCATCGCCGAGGTCGCCGAGGCGGTCGCCAACGGCCGCACCGCGGTCGGCGCGGAGCCGTCCCTGGAGGGCCGCACGTTCGCGCCGCGCTCGCTGTGGCGGCACATGAACAACCTGTCCCGCATGGCGATCGCCGCCTCCCGGCTCGCCTGGGAGGACGCCGAGCTGAAGCTGCCCCGCGCCGCCCTGGACAACGTGGGCGTCATCTTCGCCACCGCGGCGGGCTCGGTGGAGAGCACCGACGGGTTCGACGAGAGCGTGCTGGCGAACCCGAACAAGCCCGCCGTGCTCAGCTTCTCCAACGTGGTGCTCAACGCCACCGGCGGCGCGGTCTGCCAGACCTTGGGCCTGCGCGGCCCGACCACCACCATCTGCAACGGCAACGCGTCGGCGTCCATCGCGCTGGACTGCGCGGTGGAGACCATCCGCGCGGGCAAGGCGGAGGTGGTGATCGTGGTCGCCGCCGACGAGGCGTCGAGGTCCGGCGACGGCACGCAGGTGAACCCCTACGACCGGAACTCGGGCGAGGCGTCCGCGTCCGCGTCGGTGGCCCTGGTCGTCGAGTCCGCCGCGCACGCCGCCGCCCGGGGTGCGACCCCGTACGCGCGGGTGCTGGGCAGCGCCCACGCGGGAGCCGGAGCGGGCGACGAGCGGTCCCTGGTGGAGCGCGCCATCGCCGCGCTGCCCACCGAAGGCGTGGACCTGGTGGTCGGTGCGGCCACCGGCGGCGCGACCGACGAGGCGGAGGCGGGCGCGGTGCTCGACGCCGTCCCGTCCGCCCGGCTCACCGCCACCGCGGGCCTGACCGGTGACGCGGGCGCGGCCACCGGCGCGCTGAACCTGGCGCTGGCCGCGCTCGCCCTGCGCGACGGCGTCGCACCGGCCGTCGCGGGGCTGAGCAGCCCTCGTGCCGGCGCGGTCGAGTCCTACGTCACCAAGCCGGAGCTGCCGGCCGCACCGGCCAAGGCCCTCGTGCTCAGCGCCGCGCCCGGCTCGGTGCGCGGCGGGACCCTGCTGGGTGCGGTATGA
- a CDS encoding aminomethyltransferase family protein: MESLTSPVKAAHPDGAVYGTVLDAEVALRFSTLDAEYEAIRERAALLDLSGERIIELSGGGATDFAQKVLARDVEYLTAERCMTSLVLAEDGTVVDQVVVWGREDGLLLESSTGAGTRLLEHLRAHAEPGVEITDRTAEHALFGLEGPYAWGVVGRLIDGELAALPFESVVDTQWDGVDIVFARTGVTGEYGYKVLVPRESAERLWTKALEQTVPAGQEAVELAMLEVRQPVVRHEAGGGVDVLEMGAGWLVDITKDEFVGRDAVVAAFEGTAERRTVGFSGGTEVPAPGTPVTVGGETIGEVVHAVHSVGLKSALGLLRLPPDLAAAGLKLTVGDTEVTTLTSPYVTPKSWSTPII; encoded by the coding sequence ATGGAATCCCTGACGTCGCCGGTGAAGGCCGCGCACCCCGACGGCGCCGTGTACGGCACCGTCCTGGACGCCGAGGTCGCGCTGCGGTTCAGCACGCTCGACGCCGAGTACGAGGCGATCCGGGAGCGGGCCGCCCTGCTGGACCTGTCCGGCGAGCGGATCATCGAGCTGTCCGGCGGCGGCGCCACCGACTTCGCGCAGAAGGTGCTGGCGCGCGACGTGGAGTACCTGACCGCCGAGCGCTGCATGACGAGCCTGGTGCTCGCCGAGGACGGCACCGTCGTGGACCAGGTCGTGGTGTGGGGCCGGGAGGACGGCCTGCTGCTGGAGTCCTCCACCGGCGCGGGCACCCGGCTGCTGGAGCACCTGCGCGCGCACGCCGAGCCCGGCGTGGAGATCACCGACCGCACCGCCGAGCACGCGCTCTTCGGCCTGGAGGGCCCGTACGCGTGGGGTGTGGTCGGCCGGCTGATCGACGGCGAGCTGGCCGCGCTGCCGTTCGAGTCCGTCGTGGACACCCAGTGGGACGGCGTGGACATCGTCTTCGCCCGCACGGGCGTGACGGGCGAGTACGGCTACAAGGTGCTGGTGCCGCGCGAATCGGCCGAGCGGCTGTGGACCAAGGCCCTGGAGCAGACCGTGCCCGCCGGCCAGGAGGCCGTGGAGCTGGCGATGCTGGAAGTGCGGCAGCCGGTCGTGCGCCACGAGGCGGGCGGGGGCGTCGACGTGCTGGAGATGGGCGCGGGCTGGCTCGTGGACATCACCAAGGACGAGTTCGTCGGGCGTGACGCGGTGGTGGCCGCCTTCGAGGGCACGGCCGAGCGCCGCACGGTCGGTTTCTCCGGCGGCACCGAGGTTCCCGCGCCGGGCACGCCGGTCACCGTGGGCGGGGAGACGATCGGCGAGGTCGTGCACGCGGTGCACAGCGTCGGGCTGAAGTCCGCCCTCGGCCTGCTGCGGCTGCCGCCGGACCTGGCCGCCGCCGGGCTCAAGCTCACCGTCGGCGACACCGAGGTCACCACGCTGACCAGCCCGTACGTCACGCCCAAGAGCTGGAGCACCCCGATCATCTGA
- the fabZ gene encoding 3-hydroxyacyl-ACP dehydratase FabZ, which translates to MTTTREPVRAGTSLSNDQLREVLPHRWPFLLIDRVEKVEPGVGAVGIKNVAATEMWFQGHFPTAAVLPGVIVVEAMAQLAGVVFALAGAGPIGYLAGVRAMRFRRPIVPGDQLVLTADRTAGGRGFSEFKVSARVDGQVAAEGTITIADPAATSPTGKV; encoded by the coding sequence ATGACGACCACCCGGGAGCCCGTGCGGGCGGGGACGTCGCTGAGCAACGACCAGCTCCGGGAGGTCCTGCCGCACCGCTGGCCCTTCCTGCTGATCGACCGGGTCGAGAAGGTCGAGCCGGGCGTCGGCGCGGTCGGGATCAAGAACGTCGCCGCCACGGAGATGTGGTTCCAGGGGCACTTCCCGACCGCGGCCGTGCTTCCGGGCGTGATCGTCGTCGAGGCGATGGCCCAGCTGGCCGGCGTGGTGTTCGCCCTCGCCGGCGCGGGGCCGATCGGCTACCTCGCGGGCGTGCGGGCGATGCGGTTCCGCCGTCCCATCGTGCCGGGGGACCAGCTCGTCCTCACCGCCGACCGCACGGCGGGGGGCCGAGGCTTCAGCGAGTTCAAGGTGAGCGCCAGGGTCGACGGCCAGGTCGCCGCCGAGGGCACCATCACCATCGCGGACCCGGCAGCCACCAGCCCTACCGGAAAGGTTTGA
- a CDS encoding acyl carrier protein produces MNLDELRATAAARHDTCAQIKKMIVSRLDLPIEPAWITDDQPLFGRGLELDSLDVLELYVAIEAEFGVALYDSDMSVFGSVSRLADHVNPALVEQAPTGSA; encoded by the coding sequence GTGAACCTCGACGAACTGCGCGCCACGGCGGCCGCCCGGCACGACACGTGCGCCCAGATCAAGAAGATGATCGTTTCGCGGCTCGACCTGCCGATCGAGCCCGCGTGGATCACCGACGACCAGCCGCTGTTCGGGCGCGGCCTGGAGTTGGACAGCCTCGACGTGCTGGAGCTGTACGTGGCGATCGAGGCCGAGTTCGGCGTCGCCCTCTACGACAGCGACATGTCGGTGTTCGGTTCGGTGTCGCGCCTGGCCGACCACGTGAACCCGGCCCTCGTCGAGCAGGCGCCGACCGGTTCGGCATGA
- the fabG gene encoding 3-oxoacyl-ACP reductase FabG, whose product MFAEGSVAVVTGGSRGIGRAVVVDLAAHGVHVVVNYSRSEEQAKELVAQVERSGGSASAVRADVTDEDAVRELFRSVRSEHGRLDVLVTSAGVTRDRHLVAMSSATFRETLDINVHGTFLACREAMRIMQHQRRGAIVTLSSASGLDGGFPGQTNYVASKGAIIAFTKALSYEAAPHGVRVNVVAPGFVETDMTKVIPAKLRDGYASRIRLGRMGRPEEIANLVTFLASDKASYITSETFVANGGGLG is encoded by the coding sequence ATGTTCGCCGAAGGATCGGTCGCCGTGGTCACCGGCGGATCGCGCGGGATCGGGCGGGCCGTCGTGGTCGACCTGGCGGCCCACGGCGTGCACGTCGTGGTCAACTACTCGCGCTCGGAGGAACAGGCCAAGGAACTGGTCGCGCAGGTCGAGCGGAGCGGTGGCAGCGCGAGCGCGGTGCGGGCCGACGTGACCGACGAGGACGCGGTGCGCGAGCTGTTCCGCTCCGTGCGCTCCGAGCACGGCAGGCTCGACGTGCTGGTCACCAGCGCGGGCGTGACCCGCGACCGGCACCTGGTCGCGATGAGCAGCGCCACGTTCCGCGAGACGTTGGACATCAACGTGCACGGCACGTTCCTGGCCTGCCGCGAGGCGATGCGCATCATGCAGCACCAGCGGCGCGGCGCGATCGTGACCCTCAGCTCCGCGAGCGGCCTGGACGGCGGCTTCCCCGGGCAGACGAACTACGTCGCGTCCAAGGGCGCGATCATCGCGTTCACCAAGGCGCTGTCCTACGAGGCCGCGCCGCACGGCGTGCGCGTCAACGTGGTGGCGCCGGGGTTCGTCGAGACCGACATGACCAAGGTCATCCCCGCGAAGCTGCGCGACGGCTACGCCTCGCGCATCCGGCTCGGTCGCATGGGCCGACCCGAGGAGATCGCGAACCTGGTCACGTTCCTGGCCTCGGACAAGGCTTCCTACATCACCAGCGAGACGTTCGTCGCCAACGGCGGCGGCCTCGGCTGA